Proteins from a genomic interval of Onychostoma macrolepis isolate SWU-2019 chromosome 17, ASM1243209v1, whole genome shotgun sequence:
- the tagapa gene encoding T cell activation RhoGTPase activating protein a: protein MKVLSGHGESKLLTQSSMDIISMPATAVPVNTGISLSQQTKANLTSISHTGNINQRRWKSILRRVQKKNMEYPKNTLFGRPLSDICQKDGCPPKAIMDILTLLLRKGLYTEGVFRRAGNARAHREIKAQLNDGIEVDLKEQSVFLLADLVKDFLRQLPGGLLMEEKCKSWMTAMEKEGEDQKRVEITMVINTLPEPNIQLLKHLMVLLYHISENAVTNKMVSINLAKCVSPNLLQTDNLEKMEEVTKLTEFLIDNCPQIFGEDALALFGDSDEDELSDNQDSFSSNHLDSAYDSNDPDADGYKGSSSDMDSIKSGAEEKSQEHSSTEELWTKQLTRRRSEPVINLRQGVQQHLSLSRSQTEMDFHDKLLTKQISDDCIVVRAGNSLGNSYGARTTSKDCAFCSSSSLESCFSSASESSIHNSPPIVPLCTQRKALQRKHSFPTRQSAPAPNRTETPKRRSQSMKGAHIRSRTVFGRSGSTKRAIERALRHSQTLPEVQNPPLEPRRLSSEEVFQQVDSRIPSNPPSYQQAVQGNSHVALSSCKSLTVQDARCLSKQSCSHSRSSSEETLDLSSGNEHFDTHDTDSTETCCDSMSGSSSELRQRTTSESGYEASIQVWCNQEDLRETYV from the exons ATGAAGGTTCTGAGTGGTCACGGCGAG TCTAAATTGTTGACCCAAAGCAGCATGGACATAATCAGCATGCCAGCCACAGCT gttCCAGTGAATACAGGAATCTCCCTTAGTCAGCAGACTAAAGCCAATCTGACCAGCATCTCCCACACTG GAAACATCAACCAAAGGCGCTGGAAGAGCATCTTGCGACGTGTACAGAAAAAGAACATGGAATATCCCAAAAACACACTGTTTGGGCGACCCTTGTCTGATATTTGCCAAAAAGATGGGTGTCCTCCCAAAGCAATTATG GATATCCTTACCTTGCTTCTGAGAAAGGGTCTGTACACTGAGGGGGTGTTCAGGAGGGCCGGGAACGCCAGGGCTCACAGAGAGATCAAGGCGCAGCTCAACGATGGGATAGAAGTGGATCTGAAAGAGCAGTCGGTCTTTTTGCTTGCTGATCTTGTCAAG GATTTTCTTAGACAACTACCTGGCGGTTTGCTAATGGAGGAGAAGTGCAAATCCTGGATGACTGCTATGGAAAAGGAAGGTGAAGATCAGAAGCGTGTTGAAATTACAAT ggTGATCAACACACTTCCTGAGCCAAATATTCAGCTCTTGAAGCACTTGATGGTTCTGCTCTACCACATAAGTGAGAATGCAGTGACAAACAAGATGGTTTCCATCAATCTGGCTAAATGCGTTTCCCCCAACTTGCTCCAAACTGACAACTTGGAAAAAATGGAAGAG GTGACGAAACTGACTGAGTTTCTCATTGACAACTGCCCTCAAATATTTGGTGAGGATGCGCTTGCGCTCTTTGGAGACTCTGATGAAGATGAACTCAGTGATAACCAag ACTCTTTTTCTTCGAATCATCTTGATTCTGCATACGACAGTAATGACCCTGATGCAGATGGCTACAAGGGAAGTAGTTCTGACATGGACTCTATCAAATCCGGCGCTGAAGAGAAATCCCAGGAACATTCCAGCACAGAGGAGCTTTGGACAAAACAGTTGACTCGCAGACGTTCAGAACCAGTAATCAACTTAAGACAGGGAGTTCAGCAGCACCTTTCCCTCTCCAGGAGCCAGACAGAAATGGACTTTCATGACAAACTCTTAACAAAGCAGATCTCTGATGACTGTATTGTGGTTAGAGCAGGCAACAGCTTGGGGAACAGCTATGGGGCCAGGACAACCTCTAAAGACTGCGCGTTTTGTTCTTCAAGTTCACTTGAGAGTTGTTTCTCCAGCGCTTCAGAGAGCTCTATCCACAACAGTCCACCTATTGTGCCTTTATGCACTCAGAGAAAGGCTCTTCAACGCAAACATTCCTTTCCCACCCGCCAGTCGGCACCTGCACCGAATCGCACTGAGACCCCCAAAAGACGCTCGCAGTCCATGAAGGGCGCACACATCAGAAGCAGGACTGTCTTCGGGCGAAGCGGCTCCACCAAACGGGCCATCGAGAGAGCCCTACGCCACAGCCAGACCCTTCCCGAGGTACAGAATCCTCCTCTGGAGCCGAGACGCTTGTCTAGTGAGGAGGTTTTCCAGCAGGTGGACAGCAGGATACCAAGCAACCCTCCAAGTTATCAGCAAGCTGTTCAGGGCAATTCCCATGTTGCTCTCTCGAGCTGTAAATCGTTGACTGTTCAGGATGCCAGATGTCTGTCAAAGCAGTCGTGTAGCCACTCGAGATCTTCAAGTGAAGAGACATTGGATTTGTCTTCTGGGAATGAACATTTTGATACCCACGACACAGACAGTACAGAGACATGTTGTGATAGTATGAGTGGATCCTCCTCAGAGTTGAGACAGAGGACCACATCTGAATCTGGGTATGAAGCATCAATACAAGTTTGGTGCAATCAGGAAGATCTCAGAGAGACATATGTCTga
- the nenf gene encoding neudesin: protein MFYAHSVVLYALLSICSSNESKIKNAQKPVRLFTEEELQRYDGTEDGQPIYMAIKGVVFDVTTGKEFYGKGAPYNALVGKDSTRAVAKMSLEPADLTYDTTGLTESQLQSLEQIFKGTYKAKYPIVGYTSRRVLNEDGSPNIDFKPEDQPNFTIKDEF, encoded by the exons ATGTTTTATGCCCATAGTGTTGTATTATACGCCTTACTAAGTATTTGTTCCTCAAATGagagtaaaataaaaaacgCACAGAAACCGGTGCGTCTGTTCACAGAGGAGGAGTTGCAAAGATACGATGGGACCGAG GACGGACAACCAATTTACATGGCCATTAAAGGTGTAGTGTTTGATGTCACAACTGGAAAAG AGTTTTACGGAAAGGGAGCGCCTTATAATGCCCTTGTGGGCAAAGACTCAACCAGAGCTGTGGCCAAAATGTCCCTTGAGCCAGCAGATCTCACATATGACACT ACGGGCCTCACTGAGAGTCAACTACAGTCTCTTGAGCAGATATTCAAAGGCACATACAAAGCAAAGTACCCCATCGTGGGATACACCAGCAGACGTGTTCTCAATGAGGACGGCAGCCCCAATATAGACTTCAAACCTGAAGACCAACCGAATTTCACCATTAAGGATGAATTTTAA
- the pacc1 gene encoding proton-activated chloride channel: MLRRDASRSYQEFNGEDCAGPLGSYQNNDVSEVEQDQASCDPSPDEDVVDNNLMPIGFNKACVKNVFTVILVLIYLLLTTVAVFLAYQTISDFMEKLNHPVMSVSYKEVEEFAAPGIALYPGKAQLLSCMHHYHDNIPPLVAPDRLEGRNCVKEDVIYHGPYSNQTQKRAIVVRGPTDVRNRELIFLQFSRNETEEDFSAISYMIFAKFSDMLESSDKAAFMMDCERNYSMWTFSGGFRTWVKMSLVKTSGRGNESVEFRQESNVVKYIDKRPPQEQANELFFVVFQWRDPFIQQVKDIVTANPWNTIAILCGVFMALFKAADFAKLSIKWMIKIRKRHLSAKMRELTQIS; the protein is encoded by the exons ATGCTGAGGAGAGACGCATCTCGATCTTATCAGGAG TTCAATGGTGAGGACTGTGCTGGGCCACTTGGGTCTTACCAGAACAATGATGTTTCTGAAGTGGAGCAAGATCAAGCCAGCTGTGACCCTTCACCAG ATGAGGACGTTGTGGACAACAATCTAATGCCCATTGGTTTCAACAAAGCTTGTGTGAAGAATGTTTTCACAGTCATCCTCGTCCTCATTTACTTGCTGCTCACTACGGTGGCTGTGTTCTTGGCCTACCAAACCATTTCAGACTTCATGGAGAAGCTCAACCATCCAGTGATGTCTGTTTCATACAAAGAGGTTGAGGAGTTTGCTGCACCAG gAATTGCTTTATATCCTGGGAAGGCACAGTTATTAAGTTGCATGCACCACTATCACGACAACATTCCACCTCTTGTTGCACCGGACAGACTAGAGGGAAGAAACTGTGTAAAAGAGGATGTTATTTACCACGGGCCGTATTCTAACCAGACGCAA AAGCGAGCCATAGTGGTCAGAGGACCGACTGACGTGAGGAACCGAGAACTTATATTCCTCCAGTTCAGCCGGAATGAAACGGAAGAGGATTTCAGTGCAATCAGTTACATGATTTTTGCCAAATTTAGCGACATGCTTGAAAG CTCAGATAAAGCTGCTTTTATGATGGACTGTGAAAGGAATTACTCAATGTGGACCTTCTCTGGAGGCTTTCGGACATGGGTCAAAATGTCTTTGGTCAAGACGTCAGGCAGAGGaaatgaatcggttgaatttAGACAGGag TCCAATGTGGTGAAGTATATCGATAAGAGGCCTCCACAGGAGCAAGCCAATGAGCTTTTCTTTGTTGTCTTCCAATGGCGAGATCCATTTATACAGCAAGTCAAAGAT ATAGTCACAGCAAACCCGTGGAACACCATAGCCATATTGTGTGGCGTCTTCATGGCTCTTTTTAAAGCCGCAGACTTTGCCAAACTCAGCATTAAGTGGATGATCAAAATTCGTAAAAGACACTTAAGCGCAAAAATGAGAGAACTGACCCAAATAAGCTAA
- the znf106a gene encoding zinc finger protein 106 produces the protein MVKEQKCILCETVYSSKQEMEEHMRSMLHHRELENLKGRDCGHECRVCGITEVSLTDYASHISSPLHKQHVEDPKNRPTNEDQDEEYFDKDIVQLIEKRKEMIRNEEASAKQAKEEQGQQRRWQELRNQWHGPRPFMYQQCGPWDRPYPNFPQMPKRGRGSNWQNLRFSSPERGKRFNRDVRCATWHAEGPPNLHKWESVGHQGGSLHNQGHFWGGRQSGYGVCPPQLRNQFSWHNNQFNVPWKGQYMSPPRFFKPSANEPQKTPSSSENQTPGEQGLEESGGEHDPNKGKGQKSEKAHRWAPYPPAKLGDPSSQTNPQPMLDKSDVESPQLSKAQSFKDGSLDMERISLADQKNCQYKPTEHKESDCREQKSSFKNTGNTIMASFTYPSTSTTRKTEKPNKLAEDGSKMNLGQTGSQDFVSSKGFNHSHSSSEFPQHATSNAEQDSLLSEMLRKAKETLLNRNNPNDVSGTENCLRPSKAVPQMKEQVENSELNKNQKLHESKKKLNKNKGQEKLGFVRRFSNEREQLTGTETAVQFGNVRSDSRPSLQSLQVSTSTMDHEDEDCGEMEDPHLPVQDQVMDTLDEGLCSAGEGSHSSPSQQTAGGSVPSLSKLALPACLQRDLSRHIGPKGKVASHEPNLNIARRIRNVSGTRKNETEKDAGLKPTLRQLISSAGSRRNVNWDQVYQEVNRKKQTKGLPRFGIEMVPCEPEGPNQMDDDVPLSEGFHWDSLFEFGQVPSRKRSLSESNVVKESPAGTSSLPKAVDPVRDSPACGPSKPQTREELQSTGRLENQVSKGPSKGPEEVEDDGGCISESELIDTQGAGKKRRAPGDVVSPEIPNEDRKNKRQKIKAKKERSQVDQLLAVSLREEELNGSLQAVDNNLIQARAALQAAYLEVQRLLLVKQQVTNEMNSLRTKRIEILQGMQGEFESKERERNIEGILTSSSTQVSQITANPVPSTTAAHTSSLTSSLPVAIKQEPISQCNPIPEPNLVKSPLPAPQSIAPVKTVFAACQTDTTFNAKIKTSQDATSMALTAASSVHRLQSSPVKEIHQNFSSQEGLANPPSSLMPATLSPKPLSPSNHVETNPVKRVRKLKKRKCLNKAKLNEQPEISESELDAEQPTPRPSRKCRPHRRSSSTCVSAPTPEENEEMVVTEASKAQPQGAKLATPPVNEDHSQSSELEIVELPPPDVDIVNLDSSDPDEMPEKKAKESAAANTTDHAVTDPQNLACNEVTSTSEIDTSSIVKTSESEIKSVSVLESKVPSDISDPGEEEVPTEGEFEGHQEAVNGMQIHNGLLYTCSGDRTIRTFNLISRKCMAVFEGHSSKVNCLLVSCGGGLQQRLYSGSSDQTIRCYNLKTTECVEQLSLPDRVLCLHNRWKILYAGLANGSVITFSLRNNKQLDVFECHGPRAVSCLATAQEGARRILLVGSYDATISVRDAKSGLLLRTLEGHSKTVLCMKVVNDLVFSGSSDQSVHAHNIHTGELVRIYKGHSHAVTVVAILGKVMVTACLDKLVRVYELQSHDRLQVYGGHSDMVMCMIIHKSMIYTGCYDGSVRAVRLNLIQNYRCWWYGCTLIFGVMEHLQQHLLNDHTSPAQQTFKCRWRNCDTFFTTRNGSKQAVHCHMQKHAEDDSKMEP, from the exons ATGGTTAAAGAACAGAAATGCATTCTTTGTGAAACTGTCTACAGCTCCAAACAG GAGATGGAAGAGCACATGAGAAGTATGCTGCACCACCGGGAGCTGGAGAATCTGAAAGGCCG GGACTGTGGACACGAGTGCCGGGTCTGCGGCATAACGGAGGTGAGCCTCACCGACTATGCTAGTCACATCTCCAGCCCTTTACATAAACAGCACGTTGAGGATCCGAAGAACCGGCCCACAAACGAAGACCAAGATGAAGAGTACTTTGACAAGGACATTGTGCAGCTTATCGAGAAACGCAAGGAAATGATCAG GAACGAAGAGGCTTCTGCAAAGCAGGCTAAAGAAGAGCAGGGGCAACAGAGGAGGTGGCAAGAGCTTCGGAATCAGTGGCATGGGCCAAGGCCTTTTATGTACCAGCAGTGTGGCCCCTGGGACCGGCCCTATCCCAACTTTCCCCAGATGCCCAAAAGGGGCAGAGGCTCCAATTGGCAGAATTTGAGATTTTCATCCCCTGAACGTGGCAAAAGGTTCAACCGAGATGTTAGGTGTGCCACGTGGCATGCTGAAGGACCGCCTAACTTGCATAAATGGGAATCTGTTGGACATCAGGGAGGGAGTTTGCACAACCAAGGACACTTCTGGGGTGGTAGACAAAGTGGCTATGGAGTCTGCCCTCCACAGCTGAGAAATCAATTTTCCTGGCACAACAACCAGTTTAATGTCCCTTGGAAGGGACAATATATGTCACCACCTAGGTTCTTTAAACCGTCTGCCAATGAGCCTCAGAAGACACCCAGCAGCTCTGAGAATCAGACACCGGGTGAACAGGGTCTAGAAGAATCTGGTGGAGAGCATGATCCTAACAAAGGTAAGGGTCAGAAGTCAGAGAAGGCTCACCGATGGGCACCATATCCACCAGCTAAACTTGGGGATCCTTCATCTCAGACTAACCCTCAGCCAATGTTAGATAAGTCAGATGTGGAATCTCCTCAACTCTCTAAGGCACAAAGTTTCAAAGATGGCAGTCTGGACATGGAGAGGATATCCCTGGCAGACCAAAAAAATTGCCAGTATAAACCCACAGAACATAAAGAGAGTGATTGCAGGGAGCAGAAGAGTTCCTTCAAGAACACTGGCAATACTATTATGGCTAGTTTTACCTACCCCTCCACCTCCACCACTAGGAAAACAGAGAAGCCCAACAAGCTTGCTGAAGATGGTTCAAAAATGAATCTCGGACAAACAGGAAGCCAAGACTTTGTTAGCTCCAAAGGTTTTAATCATTCCCATTCAAGCTCTGAATTCCCACAACATGCCACTTCCAATGCAGAGCAAGATAGTCTGCTGTCAGAGATGCTGCGAAAAGCTAAAGAGACATTGCTTAATAGAAATAACCCTAATGACGTATCTGGTACAGAGAACTGCCTCAGACCATCAAAAGCTGTGCCTCAGATGAAAGAGCAAGTAGAGAATTCAGAATTAAACAAGAATCAAAAATTACACGAGAGTAAGAAGAAACTGAACAAGAACAAAGGTCAAGAAAAGTTGGGTTTTGTGAGACGCTTTAGCAATGAACGAGAGCAGTTAACCGGTACTGAGACCGCAGTACAATTTGGCAATGTGCGCAGTGACTCTAGGCCGTCTCTGCAGTCCTTACAAGTTAGTACCTCCACTATGGACCACGAAGATGAGGACTGTGGTGAAATGGAAGATCCTCACTTACCAGTACAAGATCAAGTCATGGACACACTGGATGAAGGTTTGTGCTCAGCTGGTGAGGGGTCCCACAGCAGCCCGTCCCAACAAACTGCAGGTGGCTCTGTGCCCTCTCTAAGTAAGCTTGCATTGCCTGCATGTCTCCAAAGGGATCTGAGCCGTCATATTGGCCCCAAAGGCAAAGTGGCATCCCATGAACCCAACTTGAATATTGCCAGACGTATTAGAAATGTGAGTGGCACAAGAAAAAATGAGACTGAGAAGGACGCAGGACTTAAACCCACCTTGCGACAGCTGATTAGTTCCGCTGGCTCAAGGCGGAATGTAAACTGGGACCAGGTCTACCAGGAAGTCAACCGGAAGAAGCAGACCAAGGGCTTACCAAG ATTTGGTATAGAAATGGTGCCCTGTGAACCTGAGGGTCCGAACCAAATGGATGATGATGTACCTCTTTCTGAGGGCTTTCATTGGGACTCTCTGTTTGAATTTGGTCAAGTGCCTTCCCGCAAACGAAGCTTGTCTGAAAGCAATGTGGTCAAAGAAAGCCCTGCTGGGACCAGCTCCCTCCCCAAAGCTGTAGACCCAGTGAGGGACTCTCCTGCCTGTGGCCCCTCAAAGCCACAGACGAGAGAGGAGCTGCAGTCCACAGGTCGTTTGGAGAATCAAGTTTCGAAAGGGCCTTCTAAGGGCCCTGAGGAAGTTGAAGACGACGGTGGTTGTATATCAGAGTCTGAACTGATTGACACTCAAGGAGCTGGGAAGAAACGCAGAGCTCCTGGG GATGTTGTGTCTCCAGAGATTCCTAATGAAGATAGGAAAAACAAGAGGCAAAAAATTAAGGCTAAGAAAG AACGCTCGCAAGTGGATCAGTTGCTGGCTGTTTCTCTACGTGAGGAGGAGCTTAACGGCTCTCTTCAGGCTGTGGACAACAATCTTATTCAGGCACGTGCTGCCCTGCAAGCTGCCTATTTGGAAGTACAGCGCTTGCTTTTGGTCAAACAACAG GTAACGAATGAGATGAACTCTTTGAGAACCAAGCGCATTGAAATTCTTCAAGGAATGCAAG GTGAATTTGAatcaaaagaaagagagaggaacATTGAGGGGATCTTAACGTCTTCATCAACCCAGGTTTCTCAGATCACTGCCAATCCTGTTCCCTCAACAACAGCTGCTCACACATCCTCTTTAACCTCTTCACTGCCTGTTGCCATCAAACAGGAGCCCATATCTCAGTGTAACCCCATTCCTGAGCCTAACCTTGTCAAAAGCCCCCTTCCAGCACCTCAAAGTATAGCACCTGTCAAAACTGTGTTTGCAGCTTGTCAAACAG ATACTACCTTCAACGCTAAGATAAAGACTTCACAAGATGCCACAAGTATGGCTTTGACAGCAGCTTCCTCAGTTCACAGATTACAGTCGTCACCCGTCAAAGAAATTCATCAAAATTTTAGCTCTCAAGAGGGGTTAGCCAACCCACCTTCCTCTTTAATGCCTGCAACCCTCTCTCCTAAGCCACTGTCTCCCTCTAACCACGTAGAAACTAATCCAGTTAAGCGTGTTCGAAAGTTAAAGAAGAGAAAGTGTCTTAATAAAGCAAAGTTGAACGAGCAGCCTGAAATCAGCGAATCTGAGCTTGATGCAGAGCAGCCCACTCCTCGACCAAGCCGCAAGTGCCGACCTCATCGGCGATCCAGCAGCACCTGCGTCTCAGCCCCCACACCAGAAGAGAATGAAGAGATGGTGGTGACCGAAGCTTCAAAGGCACAACCACAGGGAGCCAAGCTAGCAACACCGCCAGTGAATGAAGATCACTCCCAATCCTCTGAACTGGAGATTGTGGAGCTTCCCCCACCTGATGTTGATATTGTCAATCTAGATTCTTCAGACCCAGATGAGATGCCTGAAAAGAAGGCCAAGGAGTCAGCCGCTGCAAATACAACAGACCATGCTGTCACAGACCCTCAAAATCTTGCCTGCAATGAAGTCACCTCCACTAGTGAAATTGATACTAGCAGTATAGTCAAGACTAGTGAAAG tgaaataaaatcAGTCTCAGTGTTGGAGTCCAAGGTACCTTCAG ATATATCAGATCCTGGGGAGGAGGAGGTGCCAACAGAAGGGGAGTTTGAAGGCCATCAAGAGGCCGTGAATGGAATGCAGATCCATAACGGACTGCTCTACACTTGCTCAGGGGACCGCACTATACGCACTTTCAATCTGATC AGCCGGAAGTGTATGGCGGTGTTTGAAGGTCACAGCAGTAAAGTGAATTGTCTGTTGGTGTCATGTGGAGGAGGCCTGCAACAGCGCCTGTACTCAGGATCAAGTGACCAGACCATCCGCTGTTACAACCTCAAG aCGACGGAGTGTGTGGAACAGCTGTCTCTCCCAGATCGAGTGCTTTGTCTTCATAATCGTTGGAAAATTCTCTATGCCGGTCTTGCCAATGGCTCTGTGATCACCTTCAGTCTTAGG AACAATAAGCAGCTGGATGTGTTCGAGTGCCACGGCCCGCGGGCTGTAAGTTGCTTGGCGACGGCTCAGGAAGGGGCTCGACGTATCCTGCTGGTTGGCTCTTATGACGCCACCATCAGCGTTAGAGATGCTAAGAGTGGCCTGCTGCTGCGAACGCTGGAGGGCCACAGCAAAACTGTGCTCTGCATGAAG GTGGTGAATGATTTGGTGTTCAGCGGCTCGAGTGACCAGTCTGTACATGCTCATAATATTCAT ACAGGAGAACTGGTGAGGATCTATAAGGGTCATAGTCATGCCGTCACTGTGGTGGCCATACTGGGAAAGGTGATGGTCACCGCATGCCTGGACAAACTGGTCCGTGTGTACGAGCTCCAG